In Rosa rugosa chromosome 4, drRosRugo1.1, whole genome shotgun sequence, the genomic stretch TTAGCTTTTGAGAAATTGAAAACATCATGTTTATGTTGATATTGACAGTCAGAACCGCCATCTCCAAGGAGTCCAAGTACTCCTACTAGTCCATCTAGTGCAACTGCAATTGCAGCGGCGGCTAATGGATTGAAAGGTCTTGATCTTGCGGGACTATTAGAAAACGGCTCTGACTTTGCTGCTGCAACTTCAGGAAATTTTTTCGAGGCTTTGACTTCTTCCGAGTTTTACAAGAACACACAGGTGACTATTTGCCCATGTTGGACAACATAAGCTAGTATTACTTCATGCCTTTGATATGTATTAACATTTGTACATGCAGGTTCGAGATATCTCAGGGTCATTCCGATGGGCACCATTTCTGGCCTTGCAGAAGGACAATACCTTTTTGACCATGCTCTTGCTGCTTTCAAAGTACAAAATGAAGAGCGTTCCTGTAGTTGATTTAGGTGAAGGAAAGATTGATAACATCATCACGCAAGCTGCTGTCATTCATATGTTAGCAGAATGTGCTGGTCTTCAGTGGTTTGAAAGCTGGGGAACCAAGAAACTATCGGAACTTGGTCTTCCCCTGATGACCGCTGATCGCATTGTGAAGGTGCATACTCCTCCCCTTTATGAGTATCTTTCACTGGATTTTGAGAATTGCATTCATAGTCATCTGCAAAACACATAAGGATGTGGCGACACTAGTGAAACTAATCCTTGGAAACTTGAAATTCTTGTAATTTAGACACCTGTTTCGTGCCTTAAATGAACGATTATAATTTCCGTTTTATGCACAAGTTCTTGAGCAGGTTTACATGTTTGTCAATTTGTTTTAAAATGCTCAACGTTTTATTTACAGGTGTACGAGGATGAACCAGTGCTCCAAGCATTTAAGCTGATGAGGAGAAAGAAGGTTGGTGGGGTACCTGTGATTGAAAGTGGCAGTAGCAAGGCAGTCGGTAATATAAGCTTAAGAGATGTTCAGTTCTTACTCACTGCACCAGAAATCTACCATGATTACAGGTTTGTAGTGAAAATTGTTCAGAAGTCTTCATAACAAATTTTCAGGTGCAATGCAATAATAGATCATTGATTTGACATACTTGTACAGATCCATCACAGCGAGAAACTTCCTGACAGCTGTTAGAAGCCATCTAGAGAAGCAACATGAAGTCTACCCATTGCTTAGTACTATGGTAACTTGCAAAAGGGACGACACAATTAAAGATTTGATTCTGAAGCTGGACTCTGAGAAGATCCACCGTGTGTATACGGTAGATGATAATGGGAATCTGGAAGGAGTCGTTACGTTGAGAGACATCATCTCGAGGCTAGTCCATGAACCCCGTGGCTACTTCGGTGACTTCTTCGATGGTGTTTTGCCCCTACCCCAAAGCACCAGGGTTTAAAATGAGGTATTAAGAAGAAAGAATTCTGATCTTTTTCTGAATGATTAACCACTTTTGGTTTTGGCTTTTGTAATGAGCTCTTCCCTTGTGTCCTATCACTGCCTGTTTTGTTGAAAAGGAAATCGTCTGTAAATAATGTCCCTCAGTTTGACAGAGTTTTAGTCGCTGTAAGTTTGTTATATCCATAAGCACCTGGCGAGCTTTTTGCAGTAACCATGAAATAAATATAGAACCTTCCCTTTCAGCTTAAAACGATAAAATCTGCTCTCTGAATCTTGGCTGTTCATACCTTACACTTGCATATAGATTATTTGAAGCAAGAAAAACGTACGAACTTTTCTGGGTTCCTTCATGTAGTATTCAAAAGGATTTCACAGTTGAGAAGTAATTCCAAAACCAACTTGGTGCAAAGTTGCAAGTTTAGTAGTTGTTCAATGAAGAGAAATATTTGGAAACGGCTCAGGTTAGCTGTGAAGTTTTGGGTTTTACTAGAAAGTTGCCTGGCCAAGGTTCCCAACTCTACAAATCTCTACAGTTTATGTTCTTTCGAATTTCGGTTAAATGAAGGCCGAAGGAGAAAGGAGTATTCAGACTGGAAAAACATCCCGAGTAAAAACACTTAAAAATTTTGTGTTGCCAACCTAATTTTTCAATCTAACCATTCAAAGTATCGTCCAGTAATTTGATGAGGTTACGAATCACGAGTACAAATGTAGAAtgaaacagaaagttgttgGCCATTCTCATATAGTTATATGTATAACCAGGTACGTGGTGAAGACTGCTAAAATTTGTGTGGTTTGAGGTCCGAGATAGTTCGTTTTGCTGACATTAATTAGGGATAATATAGGATGCAAGTATATAACAAGATAAACCGAAATGCTGTTACAAGAGGCATTACGATCAAAAGTAAAGCCAAAACAGTTGGAGAGACAAGCACATGCATAAGCAAACAGCAATACCCTACTACGCGAAGAGCACCAAATGTAGACATAGCACG encodes the following:
- the LOC133706516 gene encoding SNF1-related protein kinase regulatory subunit gamma-1, coding for MGVPAANRDGESPRSPEAKLGMHVEDLWDIQEPQLSPTEKLNACFESVPVSDFPTAPSNQVIEIKSDTSLAQAVKILAEHKILSAPVVDVDAPEDASWIDRYIGVVEFAGIVVWILHQSEPPSPRSPSTPTSPSSATAIAAAANGLKGLDLAGLLENGSDFAAATSGNFFEALTSSEFYKNTQVRDISGSFRWAPFLALQKDNTFLTMLLLLSKYKMKSVPVVDLGEGKIDNIITQAAVIHMLAECAGLQWFESWGTKKLSELGLPLMTADRIVKVYEDEPVLQAFKLMRRKKVGGVPVIESGSSKAVGNISLRDVQFLLTAPEIYHDYRSITARNFLTAVRSHLEKQHEVYPLLSTMVTCKRDDTIKDLILKLDSEKIHRVYTVDDNGNLEGVVTLRDIISRLVHEPRGYFGDFFDGVLPLPQSTRV